The uncultured Methanomethylovorans sp. genome contains a region encoding:
- a CDS encoding site-2 protease family protein — MNWTTVGIVLFLLYWMFVSHLNRKGILERHNITSYGPLLMVRTTRGLKLLDKLAVPKRAWRLFADIGIRMMFIGMLAMLLIVIVSDIGMLSSVANNTMPEPSKFNEARNIFLIPGVNEFIPFTWGLIALVVTLVVHEFSHAILCRVENIRVKSMGILLALVPVGGFAEPDEKELFGTEDSSKSDENTVVTNSKAATRQQRARILAAGVMANFVVALLAFSLFFGPVLGTIAPIGNVMITEVQGEAADAGLGPQMIITQINDRPVDNIIEMLEYLDTIPAGETVKVQASKDMVTSTYDIKVGSPEEAVTGVLIQDIVPDSPAEAAGLQKGMKIMQMDNVPMRSVYDFRSFMNATSVGQSVKLLLADNTSKTLEVTLLLASHPDEGGQKGFLGVYTGQDENVITSLGITVGEFPATTYLSLLKSIPEMLKGRVGWIILLGLPIVGFAGEGFPGFSGMLANFYAPAGWAEPLGIGIFWIANSLLWIGWLNFYVGLFNCLPAVPLDGGHIFKDYTKAFIYWLTKNEEQSLRLSSAVTATFAMLIFMSFAFMVLGPYLVHGF, encoded by the coding sequence TTGAACTGGACGACCGTTGGAATTGTATTATTTCTCCTGTACTGGATGTTCGTATCTCACCTGAACAGGAAGGGTATCCTTGAAAGACACAATATCACAAGCTATGGCCCATTGCTAATGGTCAGAACTACAAGGGGACTGAAACTACTTGACAAACTGGCAGTTCCAAAAAGGGCCTGGAGATTATTTGCTGATATAGGCATACGCATGATGTTTATAGGCATGTTAGCAATGCTGCTTATTGTGATAGTTTCAGATATTGGCATGTTATCGTCTGTAGCTAACAATACAATGCCCGAACCTAGTAAGTTCAATGAGGCACGTAACATATTCCTTATTCCTGGTGTCAATGAGTTCATACCTTTTACATGGGGGTTGATAGCGCTTGTTGTAACTCTGGTAGTACATGAGTTCTCCCATGCAATCCTGTGCAGAGTAGAAAATATCCGGGTCAAGTCCATGGGTATATTGCTAGCCCTTGTACCAGTTGGAGGATTTGCTGAACCTGATGAAAAAGAACTTTTCGGTACTGAAGATTCGAGCAAAAGCGATGAAAATACTGTAGTAACAAATTCTAAAGCAGCTACACGACAGCAAAGAGCACGTATTCTTGCAGCCGGTGTCATGGCAAACTTTGTCGTTGCACTTCTTGCCTTTTCGCTGTTCTTCGGGCCAGTACTTGGTACCATTGCACCTATTGGTAATGTGATGATAACGGAAGTACAAGGAGAGGCTGCTGATGCAGGGCTCGGCCCCCAGATGATCATCACTCAAATAAATGACAGACCAGTTGACAACATAATAGAAATGCTCGAGTATCTTGATACAATACCAGCCGGAGAAACGGTCAAGGTACAAGCTTCAAAGGATATGGTCACTTCGACATATGACATCAAGGTGGGATCTCCAGAAGAAGCCGTGACAGGCGTTCTTATACAGGATATAGTACCTGATTCTCCGGCAGAGGCAGCAGGCTTACAGAAAGGTATGAAAATCATGCAAATGGACAATGTTCCTATGCGAAGTGTTTATGACTTCAGGTCATTTATGAATGCCACGTCTGTTGGCCAATCTGTAAAACTCTTGCTTGCCGATAATACATCAAAAACACTAGAAGTAACACTTCTGCTTGCATCTCACCCGGATGAAGGTGGCCAGAAAGGTTTCTTGGGAGTGTATACAGGCCAGGATGAAAATGTGATAACCAGTCTTGGAATCACAGTGGGGGAATTCCCTGCTACAACCTACCTCTCTTTGCTTAAGAGCATTCCTGAAATGTTAAAAGGAAGAGTAGGGTGGATAATCCTGCTTGGATTACCTATTGTAGGATTTGCAGGAGAAGGATTCCCTGGATTTAGCGGCATGCTCGCTAATTTCTATGCGCCTGCCGGATGGGCTGAACCGCTGGGAATAGGGATATTCTGGATCGCTAATTCCCTGTTATGGATCGGATGGCTCAATTTCTATGTGGGACTGTTCAATTGCCTGCCTGCAGTACCTCTTGATGGAGGACACATATTCAAAGATTACACAAAGGCCTTTATTTACTGGTTGACAAAGAATGAAGAACAGTCACTTCGTCTTTCTTCAGCCGTAACTGCAACATTCGCAATGCTGATATTCATGTCCTTTGCGTTCATGGTATTAGGACCTTATTTAGTACATGGTTTCTGA
- a CDS encoding potassium channel protein → MKHTYFWRMTVAKYIVSLVIVFTAYIFTFIWIMRIEGQLAFANIPNAIYWTASTVTTVGYGDIVFKSTIGKLFSVFVQFSGIPLVFGLLFTWLLIPWMEKTVRPAIPLKVSEKLKDHTIICGYNKIVETLIEELQEKNTPYVIIEDDDKLVRTLIKRNIACIFGSASEETTLKNAHIDTARFLIANESDEMNATIVLTARTMCDIDIISIVENVSNAKYLKYAGATRVLSPKQLFGDFIGRKAADPFVGKLTGATEFFQGVSIVELPVYPKSSLTGKTLRSASIREKTGANVVGVWSGGKLTYDISPNERIRENSVLLAIGTMSQLAKLKKLTQGYQENNHGESI, encoded by the coding sequence ATGAAACACACGTATTTCTGGCGCATGACTGTCGCAAAATACATTGTTTCTTTAGTAATTGTGTTCACTGCATACATTTTTACTTTTATATGGATAATGCGTATTGAAGGACAGCTGGCTTTTGCAAATATACCTAATGCCATATATTGGACAGCTTCCACTGTTACTACAGTTGGATATGGCGACATTGTTTTCAAATCTACGATAGGAAAACTATTTTCTGTATTTGTGCAATTCTCAGGAATCCCACTTGTTTTTGGTTTATTATTTACATGGCTGCTTATTCCCTGGATGGAAAAAACAGTAAGACCAGCTATTCCTTTAAAAGTTTCCGAAAAATTGAAAGATCATACAATAATATGTGGCTATAATAAAATTGTTGAAACACTGATAGAAGAGCTACAGGAAAAAAACACTCCATATGTTATCATCGAGGATGATGATAAACTTGTAAGAACACTTATAAAGAGAAACATAGCCTGCATTTTTGGAAGTGCTTCTGAAGAAACCACACTTAAGAATGCTCATATTGACACTGCACGTTTTCTGATAGCCAATGAATCAGATGAAATGAATGCTACTATTGTCCTCACTGCAAGGACAATGTGTGATATAGATATAATATCCATTGTAGAGAACGTATCAAATGCCAAATATCTTAAATATGCGGGAGCTACACGCGTACTGTCTCCTAAACAACTTTTTGGAGATTTTATTGGAAGAAAGGCAGCTGACCCGTTTGTAGGAAAACTGACTGGTGCTACCGAATTTTTCCAAGGTGTGAGTATTGTGGAATTACCAGTATATCCTAAAAGTTCCCTGACAGGAAAAACACTGCGTAGTGCATCTATAAGAGAAAAAACTGGAGCCAATGTGGTAGGCGTATGGAGTGGAGGCAAACTTACATACGACATATCCCCAAATGAAAGAATAAGAGAAAATTCTGTATTACTCGCAATTGGCACTATGAGCCAGCTAGCAAAACTTAAAAAACTGACCCAGGGATATCAGGAAAACAATCACGGAGAATCAATATGA
- a CDS encoding NAD-binding protein has product MNADKGHLIVLGYGDVGKRVVEIFKRNNLNFLVVDAHQEIFEKADFNFVVGNATSEDVLKEANVENASTIIISLNDDKDVIFATLIARNLNPSVTIMARANSYRSIDKIYKAGADYVPSISIVTGQMLARMTSECAKDVCSLEDEDIRLYEGIDIEKHRVKDGDPLAGKSVKELDIRAKAGCTIIGIERNNNVITDITPSLVIQLGDVVAVVGGKAEITVFNKKYLKS; this is encoded by the coding sequence ATGAACGCCGACAAAGGACATCTTATCGTCTTAGGATACGGTGATGTAGGGAAAAGAGTCGTAGAGATATTTAAAAGGAACAATCTGAATTTCCTGGTAGTGGATGCTCATCAGGAGATATTTGAGAAGGCGGATTTTAATTTTGTCGTGGGAAATGCGACTTCTGAAGATGTGCTTAAAGAAGCAAACGTTGAAAATGCTTCTACGATCATAATTTCCCTAAACGATGACAAAGATGTCATATTCGCAACGCTGATAGCCAGGAACCTTAACCCTTCGGTAACAATAATGGCAAGAGCTAATTCTTACAGATCGATCGATAAAATATACAAAGCAGGCGCTGATTATGTTCCATCCATCTCCATTGTTACTGGCCAGATGCTTGCAAGAATGACATCTGAATGCGCAAAAGATGTATGCTCCCTAGAAGATGAGGACATCAGGCTATACGAAGGGATAGATATTGAAAAACATCGCGTGAAAGATGGCGATCCACTTGCAGGGAAATCTGTTAAGGAACTGGATATCCGAGCAAAGGCAGGGTGTACAATAATAGGAATAGAAAGGAACAACAATGTTATCACGGATATCACTCCATCGCTTGTAATTCAATTAGGAGATGTGGTAGCTGTTGTAGGTGGTAAGGCAGAGATAACTGTGTTCAATAAAAAATACCTGAAGAGTTAG
- a CDS encoding sulfite exporter TauE/SafE family protein, which yields MYPLVFAILIFFLSVLFSMIGLGGAIVYVPLFYWLGIDLLSAIPMGLLLNTATSASAAITYLRKGLVELRVAIPFLIISMIAAPIGAYCTNIIPTNMLLGIFSIIMVLVGIQMLKPEKEILIGSHDHPFSLHLILASAFIVGFIGGLLGIGGGSLVMPLLLYFGYAVKKSAATSGIIVLFTSLAGLVAHLSLWQPDMQLVIYITIAAILGAQVGSYLMHTRMKPETLRKMVGLVLWVMALRMFANFI from the coding sequence ATGTATCCACTGGTATTTGCAATACTGATATTCTTCTTGTCTGTCCTGTTCTCCATGATCGGTCTGGGGGGTGCGATAGTATATGTTCCTCTTTTCTATTGGTTAGGAATCGATTTACTTAGTGCCATACCGATGGGTTTGCTGCTGAATACCGCCACATCTGCATCTGCAGCCATTACATATCTACGTAAAGGACTTGTGGAACTTAGGGTAGCCATCCCATTCCTTATCATATCTATGATAGCTGCACCCATTGGTGCCTATTGTACAAATATAATACCCACCAATATGCTGCTAGGGATATTCAGTATCATTATGGTACTTGTGGGAATACAGATGTTGAAACCTGAAAAAGAGATTTTGATTGGGAGCCACGACCATCCTTTTTCTCTTCACCTTATTTTGGCGAGTGCTTTTATAGTAGGTTTTATCGGAGGGCTGTTGGGAATTGGTGGTGGTTCCCTAGTAATGCCATTACTTTTGTATTTTGGGTATGCAGTAAAGAAATCTGCAGCCACCTCCGGAATTATTGTATTGTTTACTTCACTTGCCGGACTTGTAGCACACCTGAGTTTATGGCAACCTGACATGCAGCTTGTTATCTATATAACAATTGCAGCAATTTTAGGAGCACAGGTGGGTTCCTACCTCATGCACACCAGAATGAAGCCAGAAACTCTTCGGAAAATGGTTGGCTTGGTGCTGTGGGTCATGGCTCTGAGGATGTTTGCCAATTTTATCTAA
- the sfsA gene encoding DNA/RNA nuclease SfsA, which yields MVKTVDDIHSTDSVFTNAMERFDRANIEPVDKEKLDKKHVLDIPLDAEGILICRPNRFLGIVDIVTPIELKDEKVHIHDPGRLEDILFPGNRVLLKRANGKSRKTGWDLIGGKVGDNFILTHSGYHRYISTWVLENRIIESLRSIEKIIPEQIFGESRLDYLVEGAGNRTWVEVKGCTFAENGKAMFPDAPTSRGRRHVEELIKALQAGDNATMIVLIFRREAQCFWAHEKIDPDFAAAFSHAIKEGVKVNPLVFTFEKKGDYGQVFYCGKLPLCRTNFSES from the coding sequence ATGGTCAAAACAGTTGATGATATTCACAGCACGGATAGCGTTTTTACTAATGCAATGGAGAGGTTTGACCGGGCGAATATAGAGCCTGTTGACAAAGAGAAACTTGACAAAAAACATGTGCTTGATATTCCTCTTGACGCAGAGGGAATTTTAATTTGCAGGCCAAACAGGTTTTTGGGGATAGTGGACATTGTTACTCCTATAGAATTAAAAGATGAAAAAGTACATATCCATGACCCTGGAAGACTTGAGGATATACTTTTTCCTGGAAATCGTGTCCTTCTGAAAAGGGCTAACGGGAAGAGCAGAAAAACAGGCTGGGATCTCATTGGAGGGAAAGTAGGAGACAATTTCATTCTTACTCATTCAGGATATCATAGATATATTTCCACGTGGGTTCTGGAGAACCGGATAATAGAAAGCCTGAGAAGTATTGAAAAGATAATTCCAGAGCAGATATTTGGAGAGAGCAGGCTGGATTATCTGGTTGAGGGAGCAGGCAATAGGACATGGGTTGAAGTAAAAGGGTGCACCTTTGCTGAAAATGGCAAAGCGATGTTTCCTGATGCTCCTACTAGTCGTGGAAGAAGGCATGTGGAAGAGCTTATAAAAGCCTTACAAGCCGGAGATAATGCCACCATGATAGTATTGATTTTCCGGCGGGAAGCACAATGCTTTTGGGCTCATGAGAAAATAGATCCGGACTTTGCTGCTGCTTTTAGCCACGCAATCAAAGAAGGAGTGAAGGTTAATCCTCTTGTTTTCACATTTGAGAAAAAGGGTGATTATGGGCAAGTATTCTATTGTGGAAAATTGCCTCTTTGTAGAACCAACTTCAGTGAAAGTTAG
- a CDS encoding tetratricopeptide repeat protein codes for MVLILVIVAIFFAGCTEKPIENATSGAEEVASEGTLNSTEWNNKGVDLFVSGRSEEAIQAYDKATELDPQNVYAWYNKGYAYSYMGKYKEALDAYNKTIEINPQDANTWITKADALNNLGRYEEAIEAYDKAIELDSQFAYAWYNKGVALDKLGKHDEAQLCYDKAKELGYTA; via the coding sequence ATGGTTCTGATTCTGGTGATTGTTGCGATATTCTTTGCCGGATGTACCGAAAAACCCATTGAGAATGCAACTTCGGGAGCAGAGGAAGTTGCTTCTGAAGGAACACTTAACTCTACTGAATGGAATAACAAAGGTGTTGACCTTTTTGTCTCCGGCAGATCTGAAGAAGCAATACAAGCTTACGATAAAGCCACAGAACTTGATCCGCAGAATGTCTATGCATGGTATAACAAAGGCTATGCATATTCTTATATGGGAAAATATAAAGAGGCATTAGACGCATATAATAAAACTATAGAGATAAATCCACAAGATGCAAATACATGGATTACCAAAGCTGATGCCCTAAATAATCTTGGAAGATATGAAGAAGCTATAGAAGCTTATGATAAAGCAATAGAACTTGATTCTCAGTTTGCGTATGCATGGTATAACAAAGGTGTCGCCCTCGATAAACTTGGAAAACACGATGAAGCACAATTATGCTATGATAAAGCAAAGGAATTGGGATATACTGCATAA
- a CDS encoding Maf family nucleotide pyrophosphatase, with amino-acid sequence MRQIILASASPRRKELLRQLIGDNFKVVESSYHEKSQTKMKPLEFVIHNSREKAKEIASMIRHGIVIGADTVVLCDEEILGKPHTENKAREMLRQINGEKVHVITGLTVIDIDGNLQTSTSETTSVKIKQMSDAEIEAYVKTKEPIDKAGAFAIQGKGAIIVEEIDGDYFNVVGLPLFKLNKILHELGIDVMEIV; translated from the coding sequence ATGAGACAAATCATACTTGCTTCTGCCTCCCCCCGCAGAAAAGAATTGCTCAGGCAATTGATAGGAGACAACTTTAAGGTAGTTGAGAGCTCCTATCATGAAAAGTCACAAACAAAGATGAAACCTCTTGAGTTTGTCATCCACAATTCCAGAGAAAAAGCAAAAGAAATAGCCTCTATGATACGTCATGGGATTGTTATCGGAGCTGACACTGTAGTACTTTGTGACGAGGAGATCCTCGGGAAACCCCATACTGAAAATAAAGCACGCGAAATGCTCAGGCAGATTAACGGTGAAAAAGTACATGTTATCACCGGTTTAACTGTAATTGATATCGATGGTAACCTTCAGACCAGCACTTCGGAAACTACGAGCGTTAAGATCAAACAAATGTCCGATGCTGAAATAGAGGCTTATGTAAAAACTAAAGAACCTATTGACAAAGCAGGAGCTTTTGCTATACAGGGAAAGGGAGCAATAATTGTAGAAGAAATTGACGGCGATTATTTCAATGTAGTGGGATTGCCTCTGTTCAAACTGAACAAGATACTACATGAATTAGGGATCGATGTAATGGAGATCGTCTGA
- a CDS encoding DUF2111 domain-containing protein: protein MICKNDTGGKSCLQICEDSTADDLQPIAEAVHALLGIPITIRSRNNRGIRMERGKVMDSDYTGPVLEEVLKTNKITHTVPVDGPYKGKTVVVAPIRTSDGNAIGVVGVVDLVAALDILSMFKEYPGIFDEVEESKKRLQ from the coding sequence ATGATATGTAAAAATGATACCGGTGGTAAATCCTGTCTACAAATATGTGAGGATTCTACCGCTGATGATCTGCAACCTATAGCGGAAGCCGTACATGCTTTACTGGGTATCCCTATCACTATTCGAAGCCGCAATAATCGAGGCATTCGTATGGAAAGAGGAAAAGTCATGGATAGTGATTATACGGGACCTGTATTGGAAGAAGTGCTAAAGACCAACAAGATAACTCACACAGTCCCCGTAGATGGACCTTATAAAGGAAAGACAGTTGTAGTAGCACCCATACGCACCTCAGATGGAAATGCTATTGGAGTTGTGGGTGTAGTTGACCTGGTTGCAGCTCTTGATATACTATCGATGTTTAAGGAATACCCCGGTATCTTTGATGAAGTAGAAGAATCAAAAAAGAGGCTGCAGTGA
- the trxB gene encoding thioredoxin-disulfide reductase yields MYDLVIIGGGPAGLTAGIYAVRYGLDTVVIEKEVLPGQIAATDMIENYTGFTAISGPELMQKFKEHAEGAGVKIESAHVSLVRSETEKKMVVTDNGNFEAKAVIIATGANPKKLGIPGEDELLSKGVSYCATCDAPFYKGKTVMVVGGGDSALTDALILSNIAKKVYIVHRRDKLRACAILQQRVSKKSNIEIIWDTIPERIEGKTKVENVVLRNMKTENVSSTSADGVFIYVGIHPNTEFINVDKNISGFIVTDEKLRTSVAGIYAAGDCRNISIRQVVTAVADGAMAAVFAHEYILGLEF; encoded by the coding sequence ATGTATGACCTGGTCATAATTGGGGGAGGACCTGCAGGGCTTACTGCAGGGATATATGCTGTAAGGTATGGACTTGACACTGTGGTAATTGAAAAGGAAGTATTGCCAGGTCAGATCGCAGCAACAGATATGATCGAAAATTATACTGGTTTCACAGCTATCTCGGGCCCTGAACTGATGCAAAAGTTCAAAGAGCATGCAGAGGGTGCAGGGGTAAAAATAGAATCCGCACATGTATCTTTAGTAAGATCGGAAACTGAGAAGAAAATGGTAGTGACAGATAATGGTAACTTTGAGGCCAAAGCTGTTATCATTGCTACCGGTGCGAATCCTAAAAAACTGGGTATTCCGGGAGAGGATGAGTTGCTGAGCAAGGGTGTCTCCTATTGTGCCACATGTGATGCTCCCTTTTATAAAGGGAAAACAGTAATGGTGGTAGGAGGAGGTGACTCTGCACTTACAGATGCGCTTATTTTATCTAACATCGCCAAAAAAGTGTATATCGTGCATAGAAGGGATAAATTACGCGCTTGCGCAATATTACAACAACGAGTATCTAAGAAAAGCAACATAGAGATAATATGGGATACTATTCCTGAAAGAATAGAAGGAAAGACCAAAGTTGAAAATGTAGTGCTACGGAACATGAAGACTGAAAACGTATCCAGTACGTCTGCAGATGGGGTTTTTATATATGTGGGTATTCACCCCAATACAGAATTCATAAACGTAGATAAAAATATTTCAGGTTTTATAGTAACAGATGAAAAATTAAGAACATCGGTAGCTGGCATTTATGCAGCAGGCGATTGCAGGAACATCTCTATCCGGCAGGTCGTCACTGCAGTTGCAGATGGTGCGATGGCTGCTGTGTTTGCACATGAGTACATTTTAGGTCTTGAATTTTAA
- a CDS encoding thioredoxin family protein yields the protein MVKVTLVTAQWCHYCPTAKKVWRDLKDKFNFEYEEIDYESPEGEKLADKFSIVSVPTTIIDDQIVFVGVPDKDKASKTLEKPV from the coding sequence ATGGTAAAAGTCACACTTGTTACTGCCCAGTGGTGTCACTACTGCCCGACTGCAAAAAAAGTCTGGAGAGATCTAAAGGACAAATTTAATTTTGAATATGAAGAAATCGATTATGAATCCCCGGAAGGCGAAAAACTTGCAGATAAATTTTCCATTGTATCTGTTCCCACAACCATAATCGATGATCAAATTGTTTTTGTGGGGGTTCCGGACAAAGATAAAGCTAGCAAGACTCTAGAAAAACCGGTTTGA
- a CDS encoding AIM24 family protein gives MGRYSISQFVESTGQRDLGEGKFELERDRLLEVNLDGKVWIKKGTMVAYNGEIKFTREGVLEHGLGKLVKKAITGEGLSLTKAEGEGKLYLADTGKKVTILELDGQSIYVNGNDILAFEETIQWDIKMMKKVAGFLSGGLFNVLLEGKGMVAITTHYDPLTLQVTKERPVFTDPNATVAWSGNLQPDLRTDISLKTLVGRSSGESLQMAFTGEGFVVIQPYEEVYLATTQG, from the coding sequence ATGGGAAGATATTCAATTAGTCAATTTGTGGAGAGCACAGGGCAAAGGGATTTGGGCGAAGGTAAGTTCGAGCTGGAACGAGATAGATTGCTGGAAGTTAACCTGGATGGCAAAGTGTGGATTAAAAAAGGCACAATGGTGGCTTATAATGGCGAGATTAAGTTCACAAGAGAGGGAGTTTTGGAACATGGTCTTGGCAAACTAGTAAAGAAAGCGATTACCGGCGAAGGACTTAGCCTTACAAAAGCAGAAGGGGAAGGTAAATTATACCTGGCCGACACAGGAAAAAAGGTCACAATATTGGAACTGGACGGACAATCCATTTATGTTAACGGTAACGACATACTGGCTTTTGAAGAAACAATTCAGTGGGACATAAAAATGATGAAAAAAGTGGCAGGTTTCCTGTCAGGTGGTCTTTTTAATGTACTACTTGAAGGAAAAGGCATGGTTGCTATCACCACACACTACGATCCCCTCACACTGCAAGTTACAAAAGAAAGACCAGTGTTCACCGACCCTAATGCTACTGTTGCATGGTCGGGAAATCTGCAACCTGATCTGCGTACCGACATATCTCTGAAGACATTAGTTGGCAGATCCAGCGGGGAAAGCTTACAGATGGCTTTCACTGGTGAAGGTTTTGTGGTAATACAACCATATGAGGAAGTATACTTAGCCACTACCCAAGGATGA
- a CDS encoding UPF0280 family protein, which yields MKELFQLKETVVTIVADRELHLKKAKESIHYHRVALERFIAYDPFFRSTLEPYDCQENVPEVVKRMIVAGNTMGIGPMSAVAGTIASLAVEAMVDAGATFAIVDNGGDIALINDRPVAIGVYAGPSPVKDLAFRVPCHDHITGICTSSGTVGPSISFGMADAAIIFSDDVALADAAATALGNATSIGKEAVEKAFDAVKPVSDINGAMVIQGEYIGMWGDIPEIVRADVNYDCITKG from the coding sequence ATGAAGGAGCTTTTCCAGCTTAAAGAAACAGTAGTCACTATTGTGGCAGACCGGGAATTACATCTAAAAAAGGCAAAAGAATCTATTCACTACCACCGTGTGGCTCTGGAGCGTTTCATTGCATATGATCCTTTTTTCAGATCAACCTTGGAACCTTATGATTGCCAGGAAAATGTACCGGAAGTGGTGAAAAGAATGATAGTTGCAGGTAACACCATGGGGATTGGTCCCATGAGTGCTGTTGCAGGTACTATTGCTTCACTTGCCGTAGAAGCTATGGTAGATGCTGGAGCTACTTTTGCGATTGTTGATAACGGAGGAGATATTGCTCTAATTAATGACAGGCCAGTTGCTATTGGCGTCTATGCGGGCCCTTCCCCAGTTAAGGACCTGGCCTTCAGGGTACCATGTCACGATCATATCACCGGGATCTGCACTTCTTCTGGCACTGTGGGTCCATCCATTAGTTTTGGGATGGCGGATGCGGCTATTATTTTCTCAGATGATGTCGCTTTGGCAGATGCTGCAGCCACTGCATTGGGAAATGCCACATCTATCGGAAAAGAAGCAGTAGAAAAAGCCTTCGATGCCGTGAAACCTGTTTCGGATATAAATGGAGCAATGGTGATACAGGGGGAGTATATAGGGATGTGGGGCGACATCCCGGAAATAGTCCGAGCCGATGTCAATTATGACTGCATCACTAAAGGCTAG
- a CDS encoding 4Fe-4S binding protein, producing MKIRIIINRDIVTKPILAEAIIETGIPLNIAQAHFDSTTGEIIADIEDTEYKMIKNALVSRGAEVLRLDTPINWDEEECVECGGCISVCPTKVFSMDKEWNLKVDTTKCIQCGTCIEMCPHDALSLDV from the coding sequence ATGAAGATCAGGATTATTATAAATAGGGATATTGTCACCAAACCGATATTGGCTGAGGCTATAATTGAGACTGGCATTCCTCTTAACATCGCACAGGCACATTTCGATTCTACCACAGGTGAGATCATAGCAGATATAGAGGATACTGAATACAAGATGATCAAGAATGCCCTGGTTTCCAGAGGAGCTGAAGTGCTTAGACTGGATACTCCTATCAATTGGGATGAGGAAGAATGTGTAGAATGCGGGGGCTGTATTTCAGTATGTCCTACAAAAGTATTTTCAATGGATAAAGAATGGAACCTAAAAGTGGACACTACAAAATGTATCCAGTGTGGAACATGTATCGAAATGTGTCCTCATGATGCGCTTTCTTTAGATGTGTGA